From Paenibacillus physcomitrellae, the proteins below share one genomic window:
- a CDS encoding FtsB family cell division protein, with amino-acid sequence MSAAAAASQRERKANNNPGAKRRLRLWLCFVILFVGWAGYVFYSQTSELHEKSKQLAQVRTKEQATQESLNQLKYEINRLNDPEYIGQLARKKYGLYKPGETPIRKSTDSN; translated from the coding sequence ATGAGTGCTGCAGCTGCTGCAAGTCAACGGGAACGAAAAGCAAACAACAACCCGGGTGCCAAGAGAAGGCTCAGGTTGTGGCTTTGTTTTGTCATTCTTTTTGTAGGCTGGGCAGGTTATGTGTTCTATTCCCAGACATCTGAACTTCATGAGAAATCCAAGCAGCTTGCACAGGTTCGCACGAAAGAGCAGGCTACCCAAGAAAGTTTGAACCAGCTTAAGTATGAAATAAATCGTCTAAATGATCCTGAATATATCGGACAGCTTGCCCGAAAAAAATACGGCTTGTACAAGCCGGGAGAAACGCCGATTCGAAAGTCAACAGACAGCAATTGA
- the yabQ gene encoding spore cortex biosynthesis protein YabQ, whose protein sequence is MNLEMQWMTLLWMLISGCVLGVVFDGVRIIETRYRFPRWSIHGLDLIYWVWAALYVFRTLYHSNHGELRFYVFLGLFLGVLIYFLFLSIPTERFVVMLLKVVDKVWLAGVRLVQILIIAPLKLIFKAAKLLLGFLWVMLLFMLRMLHPLWKLLKFIFLPLGRRLKLPEAWQWVIHKAEAVRNRWSRKP, encoded by the coding sequence ATGAATCTGGAAATGCAGTGGATGACGCTGCTGTGGATGCTCATTTCGGGCTGTGTGCTGGGCGTTGTGTTTGACGGCGTACGGATCATCGAAACCAGGTACCGGTTTCCGAGATGGAGCATCCATGGACTGGATCTGATTTACTGGGTCTGGGCAGCGTTGTATGTGTTTCGCACGTTGTATCACAGCAATCACGGGGAGCTCAGATTTTATGTATTTTTAGGTCTGTTTCTGGGAGTTTTGATCTATTTTTTGTTCCTAAGTATTCCAACTGAACGTTTTGTGGTAATGTTATTGAAGGTAGTGGACAAGGTGTGGCTGGCCGGTGTGCGTCTGGTTCAAATATTAATTATCGCGCCGCTCAAGCTTATCTTTAAAGCTGCCAAACTTCTGCTGGGATTCCTGTGGGTGATGCTCCTGTTTATGCTTCGGATGCTGCACCCGTTATGGAAGCTGCTGAAGTTTATCTTTCTACCGCTCGGTCGGAGGCTGAAGCTGCCCGAAGCTTGGCAATGGGTGATTCATAAGGCTGAAGCTGTTCGAAACAGGTGGTCCAGGAAGCCATAA
- the yabP gene encoding sporulation protein YabP, with translation MIETGKNNNNKVQDIRLHSRKLLEISGVNNVESFDNEEFLLQTELGHLTIRGINLHIKNLNLEQGFVSIEGTVNSLSYLNPGSQPKNKGLLGKLLR, from the coding sequence ATGATCGAAACCGGCAAGAATAATAATAACAAGGTGCAGGACATCAGGTTACATAGCCGCAAGCTGCTGGAGATTTCCGGGGTTAATAATGTCGAAAGCTTCGATAATGAGGAGTTTCTATTACAAACCGAGCTTGGACATTTGACGATTCGCGGCATTAATCTCCACATTAAGAACCTCAATCTGGAACAGGGATTCGTCTCAATTGAAGGAACCGTCAATTCCTTGTCGTATCTTAACCCGGGCTCCCAACCCAAAAATAAAGGACTGCTGGGCAAACTTCTGCGATGA
- a CDS encoding RNA-binding S4 domain-containing protein has translation MRLDKFLKVSRLIKRRTVAKDVSEQGRVLINGREAKPSSTVKVGDEITVQFGQKLVTIRVERLAETTRKEEAATMYTVVKEEPIAKSSGLDW, from the coding sequence ATGCGCTTAGATAAATTCTTGAAAGTATCACGTCTGATCAAGCGGCGTACCGTTGCCAAAGACGTTTCGGAACAGGGCCGTGTCCTGATTAACGGGCGCGAAGCCAAGCCGAGCAGCACGGTTAAGGTCGGAGACGAGATTACGGTTCAGTTTGGACAGAAGCTGGTGACGATCCGCGTGGAACGGCTGGCCGAAACGACCCGCAAGGAAGAGGCGGCCACGATGTATACGGTGGTGAAGGAAGAGCCGATTGCGAAGAGTAGCGGACTTGACTGGTAA
- the mazG gene encoding nucleoside triphosphate pyrophosphohydrolase translates to MKGTITVVGLGSGDPDRLTLGNLKKLQQADKLYVRTKDHPVLDWLAESGVAFDSFDSVYEAKEDFPSVYREIADRLIEAASKDGAAITYAVPGHPMVAEATVKLLKERCPEQGIGLEIVGGESFLDEAFAQLGFDPIEGFQLLDAAGLAMQDLKPHLHTLIGQVYDTFTASDVKLSLMELYPEDYEVVVGHALGVEGQEQIVKVPLYELDRIEDYGNLSLIYVPRSEDDRLQIRSFARLHEIVDILRSPGGCPWDREQTHSSLRKNLIEEAYEVLETIDEDDPEHMQEELGDLLLQVMLHAQMEEEEGTFNVYDVIGTLNEKLIFRHPHVFGDRSAGDAAEALGNWEAMKAEEKRRKGLKPEEASALDGVPRDLPALMKAYKLQKKAAKVGFDWPDASGALAKMEEELAELKQSIQQGQSASEIELELGDVLFSVVNAARFIGADPEEALSRTNRKFVSRFHYVEAKLREQGLSPAQSTLAEMDKLWDEAKGHEHA, encoded by the coding sequence ATGAAAGGAACGATCACGGTCGTAGGTTTGGGATCAGGGGATCCCGATCGGCTGACCTTAGGCAATTTGAAGAAACTGCAGCAGGCGGACAAGCTGTACGTGCGGACGAAGGATCATCCGGTGTTGGACTGGCTGGCGGAATCAGGCGTTGCCTTTGATTCGTTTGACAGCGTTTATGAAGCGAAGGAGGATTTTCCTTCCGTTTACAGGGAAATCGCAGACCGGCTAATTGAAGCAGCATCCAAGGACGGAGCCGCCATTACTTATGCGGTCCCGGGCCATCCGATGGTGGCGGAGGCTACGGTCAAGCTGCTCAAGGAACGCTGCCCGGAGCAGGGAATCGGGCTGGAGATCGTAGGCGGGGAAAGCTTCCTGGACGAAGCCTTCGCGCAGCTGGGGTTTGACCCGATTGAAGGATTCCAGCTGCTGGATGCTGCCGGGCTGGCGATGCAGGATTTAAAGCCGCATTTGCATACGTTGATCGGCCAAGTGTACGATACGTTTACGGCCTCGGATGTGAAGCTCAGCCTGATGGAGTTATACCCGGAAGACTACGAGGTCGTAGTCGGCCACGCTCTGGGCGTAGAAGGACAGGAGCAGATTGTGAAGGTGCCTCTGTACGAGCTTGACCGCATCGAGGATTACGGGAATCTCTCGCTCATCTACGTTCCGCGGAGCGAGGATGACAGGCTTCAAATCAGGAGCTTTGCGCGGCTGCATGAGATTGTTGATATTTTGCGGAGTCCGGGGGGATGTCCTTGGGACCGCGAGCAGACTCACAGCTCCTTGAGGAAGAATCTGATCGAAGAGGCCTATGAAGTGCTGGAGACGATCGATGAGGATGATCCGGAGCATATGCAGGAGGAGCTTGGAGATCTGCTGCTTCAGGTCATGCTGCATGCGCAAATGGAAGAAGAAGAGGGCACGTTTAATGTCTATGATGTCATCGGGACGCTGAACGAGAAGCTGATCTTCCGCCATCCTCACGTGTTTGGCGACCGGAGTGCCGGAGATGCAGCTGAAGCGCTGGGCAACTGGGAAGCCATGAAGGCGGAGGAGAAACGCCGTAAGGGTCTAAAGCCGGAGGAGGCGTCCGCATTGGACGGCGTACCGCGCGACCTGCCGGCGCTTATGAAGGCCTATAAGCTGCAGAAGAAAGCGGCGAAGGTCGGCTTCGATTGGCCGGATGCATCCGGGGCACTGGCCAAGATGGAAGAAGAGCTGGCCGAACTCAAGCAGTCCATCCAGCAGGGACAATCTGCCTCAGAGATCGAGCTGGAGCTGGGGGATGTCCTGTTCTCTGTTGTGAACGCCGCCCGTTTCATCGGCGCCGATCCGGAGGAAGCTCTGTCCAGAACAAACCGCAAGTTCGTCTCACGATTTCATTATGTAGAAGCCAAGCTCAGAGAACAGGGGCTTTCGCCTGCACAAAGCACGCTGGCCGAGATGGACAAGCTGTGGGATGAAGCGAAAGGGCACGAGCATGCCTGA
- a CDS encoding putative polysaccharide biosynthesis protein, with protein sequence MKESSTASKLLKGAALLGIAAILSKLLGTLQKIPLQNLGGDGVFGIYNTVYPFYTLLVTLATAGFPAAVSKFVAEREADQDERGAREILKISAIIMMALGLVGSALLFFGADWVAGWIGSPELVPALQASAPALLFVPASAALRGYFQGRQDMLPTAVSQVIEQAVRVATMIALLLYLTSLNASNASIAGGAMLGSAAGGAAGLVAMLLFWRRANRKAEPQNSTRGRSLNDGSAGQAQMGHGVGKGQTGEISTADEINKIGIKGKTTETNKTNETNADKTDITSITGIRDEREAAGSQGAESFRGSRMVRPLLAYALPICLAALAVPLLSLVDTFTLPRLLEEGGLSVMEQIGIYNRGIPLVQLINMMAASLSVLFIPAMAELKYKGELRAAAGQAGTALRWFWLIGCAASVGLGVLAEPINIMLYKNNTGSDTLLWLAFTAAPAAMATVSAALLQGLGSVKAPALTMVLAAVLKAALNVLLVPQLGVSGAALAGIAAYGLAAAVNLALLARRLGFAPSLRTALWQPLLGLSAMAAAVLLLRLGFAAAGLGGGRLGAAAESLGGVLLGAAVFLAAALRLRLITGAELAALPRIGPRLAAMLGKLRLLPRQS encoded by the coding sequence ATGAAAGAATCATCAACGGCTTCGAAGCTGTTAAAGGGAGCGGCGCTGCTCGGTATTGCAGCCATCCTCTCCAAGCTGCTCGGCACCCTGCAGAAGATACCGCTGCAGAATCTGGGCGGAGACGGTGTATTTGGCATTTACAACACGGTTTATCCTTTTTATACGCTGCTGGTTACTTTGGCTACAGCCGGATTCCCGGCCGCAGTCTCGAAATTTGTAGCGGAACGAGAGGCCGATCAGGATGAACGGGGCGCTCGGGAGATTCTGAAAATTTCAGCCATTATCATGATGGCGCTCGGCTTGGTCGGGAGCGCGCTGCTGTTCTTCGGTGCTGACTGGGTGGCAGGCTGGATCGGCAGTCCGGAGCTGGTTCCGGCGCTTCAGGCTTCGGCACCGGCCCTGCTGTTTGTCCCTGCATCGGCGGCCTTGCGAGGTTATTTCCAGGGACGGCAGGATATGCTGCCAACCGCCGTTTCGCAGGTGATTGAGCAGGCGGTCCGGGTGGCAACGATGATCGCGCTGCTGCTTTATTTGACCTCACTTAACGCTTCCAATGCTTCGATCGCTGGAGGGGCCATGCTTGGCTCGGCGGCCGGCGGAGCAGCGGGTCTTGTGGCCATGCTCCTGTTCTGGAGAAGGGCAAACCGGAAGGCAGAGCCCCAGAACAGCACAAGGGGCCGCTCTTTGAACGACGGCAGCGCTGGGCAAGCACAGATGGGACATGGGGTAGGTAAAGGTCAAACAGGCGAAATAAGCACAGCAGACGAAATAAACAAAATAGGCATAAAAGGCAAAACAACCGAAACAAATAAAACAAACGAAACAAACGCAGACAAAACAGACATTACAAGCATTACAGGGATAAGAGACGAAAGGGAAGCAGCCGGCAGCCAAGGGGCCGAGTCCTTCCGTGGCTCGCGGATGGTGAGGCCGCTGCTGGCTTATGCCCTGCCGATCTGCCTTGCGGCTCTCGCGGTGCCGCTCCTCAGTCTGGTGGATACGTTCACGCTGCCAAGGCTGCTTGAAGAGGGAGGCCTGTCGGTCATGGAGCAGATCGGCATTTATAACCGCGGGATTCCGCTCGTTCAGCTGATCAATATGATGGCGGCCTCCTTATCTGTCCTGTTTATTCCCGCTATGGCGGAGCTGAAATACAAAGGCGAGCTGCGTGCAGCTGCCGGACAGGCCGGAACAGCTCTGCGCTGGTTCTGGCTGATTGGCTGCGCCGCTTCCGTCGGTCTTGGCGTGCTTGCCGAGCCGATCAATATTATGCTGTACAAAAATAACACAGGCAGCGACACGCTCCTCTGGCTGGCCTTCACGGCAGCACCGGCGGCTATGGCTACGGTCTCTGCCGCATTGCTGCAGGGGCTGGGTTCGGTGAAGGCCCCAGCCCTGACCATGGTGCTCGCCGCGGTGCTCAAGGCGGCACTGAACGTTCTGCTCGTGCCGCAGCTGGGCGTCAGCGGCGCGGCCCTCGCCGGCATCGCCGCGTACGGACTCGCGGCGGCCGTGAACCTGGCGCTGCTGGCGCGGCGCCTCGGGTTTGCGCCGTCGCTGCGGACGGCGCTGTGGCAGCCGCTGCTGGGCCTCTCGGCCATGGCAGCGGCGGTGCTGCTCCTGCGGCTGGGCTTCGCTGCCGCAGGGCTTGGCGGCGGCCGGCTTGGCGCGGCCGCCGAAAGTCTCGGCGGCGTGCTGTTGGGCGCCGCCGTGTTCCTGGCCGCAGCGCTGCGCCTGCGGCTGATTACCGGGGCGGAGCTGGCTGCGCTGCCCCGCATTGGCCCAAGGCTTGCCGCCATGCTCGGCAAGCTGCGCCTGCTCCCCCGGCAGTCCTAG
- the spoVT gene encoding stage V sporulation protein T: MKATGIVRRIDDLGRVVIPKEIRRTLRIREGDPLEIFVDRDGEVILKKYSPIGELGDFAKEYAESLYESTGHITLISDRDTLIAVAGASKKEYLDKQVGMLLENCMDGRKSVIETNTGTYEISKDHAEKVSTFVVAPIIAGGDPIGTVVLLNKDESVKMSQLETKMAETAAGFLAKQMEQ; the protein is encoded by the coding sequence ATGAAAGCTACTGGTATAGTGCGCCGCATTGATGATCTCGGAAGGGTGGTTATTCCTAAGGAAATCCGCCGGACCCTCAGGATTCGTGAAGGAGATCCGCTGGAAATCTTTGTGGATCGGGATGGAGAAGTGATTTTGAAGAAATATTCACCGATTGGTGAACTCGGCGATTTTGCCAAAGAATATGCAGAATCCCTATATGAAAGCACAGGCCATATTACGCTTATTTCAGACCGGGACACGCTCATTGCGGTTGCGGGGGCGTCCAAGAAGGAATACTTGGACAAACAGGTAGGGATGCTGCTCGAGAACTGCATGGACGGCCGCAAATCAGTCATCGAAACCAATACGGGTACTTATGAAATCAGCAAAGATCATGCCGAGAAAGTCTCCACCTTTGTCGTCGCTCCAATTATAGCGGGCGGGGACCCGATTGGAACCGTCGTACTGCTCAATAAAGATGAATCCGTAAAAATGTCTCAGCTGGAGACGAAAATGGCCGAAACAGCTGCGGGCTTCCTCGCGAAGCAAATGGAGCAGTAG
- a CDS encoding IS3 family transposase yields MSKKHFNQAERKALSKNLYIAKVSEKSLTYTDEFKRLFIDQYLSGKTPREIFETAGFDVSLIGMTRVEQCADRWKKAYERDGIIGLTDSRRGASGRPRQRELTPAEIMAKQEAKIKLLESQIDLLKKFDKNERRLCLEKNNPSESHRFEWIHQAMNQGFKRMTRYFCELLGVSRSGYYHYLQTADVRIKRAQKDEESVKWVKKAFDRRGFKKGARSIKMTLENEFGIVYNLKRIRRLMKKFNIVCPHRKPNPYKRMAKATQEHRTVPNLLQRDFRKEIPGLALLTDITYLPYGSSQMAYLSTLLDASTGEVLAQHLSDRMTLDLAADTVEKLMKQKRLKLPKGAFIHSDQGSHYTSPAFQKLLKKYKLGQSMSRRGNCWDNAPQESFFGHLKDHVDHHSCTTFESLKQEVNRYIQYYNNHRYQWGRKKMTPVQYRNHLLSAA; encoded by the coding sequence ATGAGTAAGAAACATTTTAACCAAGCAGAGCGCAAGGCTTTATCTAAAAATCTATATATCGCTAAGGTTAGCGAAAAATCATTAACATACACAGATGAATTTAAACGCCTTTTCATCGATCAGTATCTGTCAGGGAAAACACCTAGAGAAATCTTTGAGACGGCTGGATTTGACGTGTCTCTCATCGGCATGACGCGGGTGGAGCAGTGCGCAGATCGTTGGAAGAAGGCCTACGAACGGGATGGGATTATCGGACTCACCGACTCCAGAAGAGGGGCTTCAGGACGTCCACGGCAAAGAGAGCTTACACCTGCTGAAATCATGGCCAAACAAGAAGCGAAAATCAAACTTCTCGAGTCGCAGATTGACTTGCTAAAAAAGTTCGACAAGAACGAAAGGAGGCTATGCTTAGAGAAAAACAATCCAAGCGAAAGTCATAGATTTGAATGGATTCATCAAGCAATGAACCAGGGATTTAAGCGGATGACCCGGTATTTTTGTGAGCTCCTAGGGGTCTCAAGATCTGGCTACTATCATTACCTGCAAACCGCGGATGTACGCATCAAACGAGCTCAAAAAGATGAGGAAAGCGTAAAGTGGGTGAAGAAAGCCTTTGATCGCCGAGGTTTCAAGAAAGGAGCTCGCTCCATCAAGATGACCTTAGAGAATGAGTTTGGCATTGTGTATAACCTCAAACGGATTCGCAGACTCATGAAAAAATTCAATATCGTCTGTCCTCACCGGAAACCCAATCCCTACAAACGAATGGCCAAAGCCACTCAGGAGCACCGGACCGTGCCCAATCTTTTGCAAAGAGATTTCCGAAAAGAAATCCCCGGTCTCGCCCTGCTCACGGACATCACCTATCTACCTTATGGATCTTCCCAAATGGCCTATTTATCCACCTTACTGGATGCTTCCACAGGCGAAGTTTTGGCTCAACATCTCTCGGACCGAATGACGCTGGATTTAGCAGCTGATACCGTAGAAAAGTTGATGAAGCAAAAGCGGCTTAAACTGCCTAAAGGAGCTTTTATCCATTCCGACCAGGGCAGCCACTATACAAGCCCAGCCTTTCAAAAGCTGCTCAAGAAGTACAAGCTTGGCCAGTCGATGTCCAGACGCGGTAACTGTTGGGATAACGCTCCGCAGGAGTCTTTCTTTGGTCATCTCAAAGACCATGTGGATCACCATAGCTGTACAACCTTCGAGAGCCTCAAACAGGAAGTAAACCGATACATACAGTATTACAACAACCACAGATATCAATGGGGACGTAAAAAGATGACTCCTGTACAGTACAGGAATCATCTTTTATCTGCGGCTTAA
- a CDS encoding peptidylprolyl isomerase, whose translation MLQNKRRSWKIAFIALVAVLSFSVVLAGCSKKDEASNTPGSSNSSANGGSTADSSKVVATYDGGEITEGEYDLEQRIMLILSPEMEQYASNNDFREYLLKQEIAYKYLASKAEDKEKEAGAKLADTQLSQFKTQLGDEAFANMLKEQNVTEQQFKDYMVRIFTVVQAETSKVTDDEVKKQFESTKDDYTVASVRHILITFQDAEGQERSKEDALKLAKEVKAKLDADGGKNFADLAKQYSEDPGSKDNGGLYADTQVSTWVDEFKQAALTLPLNTISDPVETSYGYHVMRVESRQAKTYEDLTAEQKDTIKNTIGSQKLDEFMSGDLENKIIKKIDLPKVADPAASADAGSGTSASEAPAESAAPEVPASPAPSK comes from the coding sequence ATGTTGCAAAATAAGAGGCGTTCCTGGAAAATCGCGTTTATTGCTCTGGTAGCCGTACTGAGCTTTTCCGTGGTATTGGCAGGATGCAGTAAGAAGGACGAAGCAAGCAATACACCAGGAAGCTCGAACAGCTCCGCGAACGGCGGAAGTACGGCAGACAGCAGCAAAGTGGTCGCTACTTACGACGGCGGCGAGATTACGGAAGGCGAATACGACCTGGAACAGCGGATTATGTTGATTCTTTCCCCTGAGATGGAGCAATACGCGTCCAATAATGATTTCCGTGAATATTTGCTGAAGCAGGAAATCGCATATAAGTACCTGGCCTCCAAAGCCGAAGATAAAGAGAAGGAAGCAGGCGCTAAACTGGCCGATACCCAGCTCTCGCAGTTCAAGACGCAGCTTGGAGACGAAGCCTTCGCGAACATGCTGAAGGAACAAAATGTGACTGAGCAGCAATTTAAGGATTACATGGTCCGTATCTTCACTGTTGTACAAGCCGAAACGTCAAAAGTGACGGATGATGAAGTGAAGAAGCAGTTTGAATCCACTAAAGACGATTATACAGTTGCGTCTGTACGCCATATTTTGATTACTTTCCAAGATGCCGAAGGTCAAGAACGTTCGAAAGAAGACGCTCTGAAGCTGGCTAAAGAAGTTAAAGCAAAGCTGGATGCGGACGGCGGCAAGAACTTTGCCGATCTCGCGAAGCAGTATTCGGAAGATCCGGGCTCCAAGGATAACGGCGGTCTTTATGCCGATACTCAAGTCAGCACCTGGGTGGATGAGTTCAAGCAGGCGGCGCTGACGCTTCCGCTTAATACGATCAGCGATCCTGTTGAAACCAGCTACGGCTACCATGTGATGCGCGTAGAATCCCGCCAGGCCAAAACATATGAGGATTTGACGGCTGAGCAGAAGGATACCATCAAGAATACAATCGGCTCTCAGAAGCTGGACGAGTTCATGTCCGGCGATCTGGAGAACAAAATTATCAAGAAAATCGACCTGCCTAAAGTGGCTGATCCAGCTGCCAGCGCTGACGCTGGAAGCGGAACAAGCGCTTCGGAAGCGCCTGCTGAGAGCGCAGCTCCGGAAGTGCCGGCTTCTCCGGCTCCGTCGAAGTAA
- a CDS encoding anti-sigma-F factor Fin family protein, with protein sequence MAVHYVCRHCKTSIGRIDSPFVSEGQLGFTALTPEERRDIIAYDSNGDVTVRVTCDYCTEAMTMNPELLLVASPLQ encoded by the coding sequence ATGGCAGTACATTACGTTTGTAGACACTGTAAAACCTCGATAGGGCGGATTGATTCCCCTTTCGTATCGGAAGGTCAGCTGGGCTTTACCGCCTTGACCCCCGAAGAACGTAGAGATATAATAGCGTATGATTCCAATGGGGATGTTACGGTGCGCGTTACGTGCGATTACTGTACGGAAGCGATGACGATGAACCCCGAATTGCTACTGGTGGCCAGCCCGCTGCAGTAG
- the pth gene encoding aminoacyl-tRNA hydrolase: MKWIVGLGNPGSKYEKTRHNIGWMALDALADRHQIAIKQSKCKALIGEGKIAGTKVYLIKPMTFMNLSGEAVRAFMDYYKVSLEDLIVVYDDLDTEVGKIRLRYQGSSGGHNGIKSIIQHTGTQTFNRVRMGISRPEPGYAIIDYVLGTFPKQESEALKSSIEQTCDALEFSLQSTFEQTMAKFNR; encoded by the coding sequence ATGAAATGGATCGTAGGACTCGGCAATCCGGGTTCCAAATATGAGAAGACACGTCATAATATCGGCTGGATGGCTTTGGATGCCTTGGCGGACCGTCATCAAATCGCGATCAAGCAGAGCAAATGCAAAGCGTTGATCGGCGAAGGCAAGATTGCCGGTACCAAAGTGTACCTGATTAAACCGATGACTTTTATGAATTTATCGGGAGAAGCTGTTCGAGCCTTCATGGATTATTATAAGGTTTCACTCGAGGATTTAATCGTCGTTTATGATGACCTGGACACGGAAGTAGGCAAGATCAGGCTACGTTATCAGGGCAGCTCCGGCGGCCATAACGGGATCAAATCGATCATTCAGCATACCGGTACTCAAACCTTTAACCGCGTTCGGATGGGCATTTCGAGACCTGAACCGGGATATGCCATTATTGACTACGTACTCGGTACCTTCCCTAAACAGGAATCGGAAGCGTTAAAGTCTTCGATTGAGCAGACGTGCGATGCGCTAGAGTTCAGTCTTCAGTCGACTTTCGAGCAAACGATGGCCAAATTTAACCGTTAA
- a CDS encoding ribose-phosphate diphosphokinase encodes MTYFDSKLKIFTCNSNPKLAQQIADYIGIPMGDSNITSFSDGEIQVKLSESVRGSHVYVVQSTCAPVNDNLMELLVMVDALKRASAKSINVVIPYYGYARQDRKARSRDPITAKLVANLIEKAGAHRVITMDLHAMQIQGFFDIPVDHMLGVPILAQYFRSKNIENPVVVSPDHGGVVRARKLADFLNAPLAIIDKRRPEPNVSEVMNIIGHIEGKTAILVDDIIDTAGTIVLGANALKEGGVKEVYACCTHPVLSGPAMERLENSPLKEVVVTDTIPITHPNPTSKLKVLSVAPLMGEAIIRVHEELSISKLFEIE; translated from the coding sequence ATGACTTATTTTGATTCGAAGTTGAAAATATTCACCTGTAACTCTAATCCCAAGCTGGCGCAGCAAATCGCGGATTATATCGGAATTCCCATGGGCGATTCCAACATAACCAGCTTCAGCGACGGCGAGATTCAGGTTAAGCTCTCCGAAAGCGTACGGGGCTCACACGTTTATGTTGTCCAATCCACCTGTGCCCCGGTTAACGACAATCTGATGGAGCTGCTGGTTATGGTTGATGCTCTTAAGCGTGCTTCAGCCAAAAGTATCAATGTCGTGATCCCTTATTACGGTTATGCCCGTCAAGACCGTAAAGCCCGTTCCCGTGACCCGATTACAGCAAAGCTCGTGGCGAACCTGATCGAGAAAGCTGGCGCACATCGCGTGATTACGATGGATCTCCATGCGATGCAGATCCAGGGCTTCTTCGATATTCCGGTTGACCATATGCTGGGTGTTCCAATTCTGGCCCAGTATTTCCGTTCCAAAAATATCGAAAATCCGGTTGTTGTTTCACCGGACCACGGCGGCGTGGTCAGAGCGCGCAAGCTGGCAGACTTCCTGAATGCTCCGCTTGCCATTATCGATAAACGCCGTCCGGAGCCTAACGTGAGTGAGGTCATGAACATCATCGGCCACATTGAAGGCAAAACCGCGATTCTGGTGGACGATATTATCGACACAGCCGGCACAATCGTGCTGGGTGCTAATGCGCTTAAAGAAGGCGGCGTGAAAGAGGTTTACGCCTGCTGTACCCATCCGGTGCTGTCCGGACCGGCTATGGAACGTCTGGAGAACTCGCCGCTTAAAGAAGTGGTGGTGACCGACACGATTCCGATCACGCATCCGAATCCGACCAGCAAGCTGAAGGTTCTTTCTGTAGCTCCGCTGATGGGCGAAGCCATTATCCGGGTTCACGAAGAACTGTCGATCAGCAAGCTGTTTGAAATCGAATAG